One window of the Longimicrobiaceae bacterium genome contains the following:
- a CDS encoding heavy metal translocating P-type ATPase: MATRTEAERRGGTAALPHPGGDGRGAAAKVTIPVSGMTCAACSGRVQRTLEKQPGVQGANVNLMLKNATVDFDPAATSPDALVEAIRSTGYGAELARPDQTAFQEQEVQDRAQEEEFRELRLKASVSFVAALVSMVVSMPLMAAGEHGSHGITVDPFMRWAMEWLSPVLEDALPWLYRVPAPVLSYGLLVLTLGVMAWAGRHFFTRAWAAFRHHSADMNTLVAVGTGAAFLYSVAATVAPGFFVARGVAPDVYYEAVLFIIALILLGNAMEARAKRQTSAALRSLANLQPKTARVLRGGAETDVPTEEVRHGDVVVVRPGERVPVDGEIVSGSSAVDESMLTGESLPVRKEAGDRVIGGTINRTGAFRYRATTLGADSVLAQIVKLMREAQGSRAPIQRLADRISAVFVPIVLSIAIATFVVWFVTVDAAPAVRAFAATVAVLIIACPCAMGLAVPTAVMVSTGKGAEAGVLIKGGEALQRARDVGTVVLDKTGTVTEGRPTVTELALAPGARGEVVASEEELLRLAASLEASSEHPLADAIVQHARERGIALWTAEGFEAVTGRGAVGVVDGRAIAIGNALLMDDYAVRTDPLRGDAERLAEQAKTPMYVAVDGRLAGLVAVADPVRESSRSAVARMKGMGLEVVMLTGDNRRTAEAVAREAGVDRVVAEVLPEGKVAEVKRLQGEGKIVAMVGDGINDAPALAQADVGVAIGTGTDVAMEASDVTLVRGNLHGVASAIELSRRTMRTMKQNLFWAFVYNVIGIPIAAGVLYPFFGVLLSPILASAAMAFSSVSVVTNSLRLRRIRLA, from the coding sequence ATGGCGACGAGAACGGAGGCGGAGCGGCGGGGGGGCACGGCGGCCCTCCCGCACCCGGGCGGGGACGGCCGCGGCGCCGCGGCGAAGGTGACCATCCCGGTGTCCGGGATGACGTGCGCCGCCTGCTCCGGCCGCGTGCAGCGGACGCTGGAGAAGCAGCCCGGGGTGCAGGGGGCGAACGTCAACCTGATGCTCAAGAACGCCACGGTGGACTTCGACCCGGCGGCGACGAGCCCCGACGCGCTGGTGGAGGCGATCCGCTCCACCGGCTACGGGGCGGAGCTGGCCCGGCCGGACCAGACCGCCTTCCAGGAGCAGGAGGTGCAGGACCGCGCGCAGGAGGAGGAGTTCCGGGAGCTGCGCCTGAAGGCGTCGGTGAGCTTCGTCGCGGCGCTGGTGTCGATGGTGGTGTCCATGCCGCTCATGGCGGCGGGGGAGCACGGGAGCCACGGGATCACCGTGGATCCTTTCATGCGCTGGGCGATGGAGTGGCTGAGCCCGGTCCTGGAGGACGCCCTGCCGTGGCTCTACCGCGTGCCGGCCCCCGTCCTCTCCTACGGTCTCCTGGTGCTCACGCTGGGCGTGATGGCCTGGGCGGGGCGGCACTTCTTCACCCGGGCGTGGGCGGCCTTCCGCCACCACTCCGCGGACATGAACACCCTGGTGGCGGTGGGGACCGGGGCGGCCTTCCTGTACTCGGTGGCGGCCACGGTGGCGCCCGGGTTCTTCGTCGCCCGCGGCGTGGCGCCGGACGTGTACTACGAGGCGGTGCTCTTCATCATCGCGCTCATCCTCCTGGGGAACGCCATGGAGGCGCGCGCCAAGCGGCAGACCTCGGCGGCGCTCCGGTCGCTGGCGAACCTGCAGCCCAAGACCGCACGCGTCCTCCGCGGCGGCGCGGAGACCGACGTGCCCACGGAGGAGGTGCGCCACGGCGACGTGGTGGTGGTCCGCCCCGGGGAGCGGGTCCCGGTGGACGGCGAGATCGTCTCCGGGAGCAGCGCGGTGGACGAGTCCATGCTCACCGGCGAGTCTCTCCCGGTGCGCAAGGAGGCCGGCGACCGGGTGATCGGCGGCACCATCAACCGGACCGGCGCGTTCCGCTACCGGGCCACCACGCTCGGCGCGGACAGCGTGCTCGCGCAGATCGTGAAGCTGATGCGCGAGGCGCAGGGCTCGCGCGCCCCCATCCAGCGGCTGGCGGACCGGATCAGCGCGGTGTTCGTCCCCATCGTGCTCTCCATCGCCATCGCCACCTTCGTGGTGTGGTTCGTGACGGTGGACGCGGCGCCCGCGGTGCGGGCCTTCGCGGCGACGGTGGCGGTGCTGATCATCGCCTGCCCGTGCGCCATGGGGCTGGCCGTCCCCACGGCGGTGATGGTCTCCACGGGGAAGGGCGCCGAGGCCGGCGTGCTGATCAAGGGCGGCGAAGCGCTGCAGCGGGCCCGCGACGTGGGCACGGTGGTGCTCGACAAGACGGGGACCGTGACCGAGGGGAGGCCCACTGTGACGGAGCTGGCGCTCGCGCCGGGCGCCCGGGGCGAGGTGGTGGCCTCCGAGGAGGAGCTGCTCCGCCTGGCGGCCTCGCTGGAGGCCTCGTCCGAGCACCCGCTGGCCGACGCCATCGTGCAGCACGCGCGGGAGCGCGGGATCGCGCTGTGGACGGCGGAGGGCTTCGAGGCGGTGACCGGGCGCGGCGCGGTGGGCGTCGTGGATGGGCGGGCGATCGCCATCGGCAACGCGCTGCTGATGGACGACTACGCGGTCCGGACGGACCCGCTGCGCGGCGACGCGGAGCGGCTGGCGGAGCAGGCCAAGACGCCCATGTACGTGGCGGTGGACGGCCGGCTCGCGGGGCTGGTGGCGGTGGCGGACCCCGTCAGGGAGAGCTCGCGCTCGGCCGTCGCGCGGATGAAGGGGATGGGGCTGGAGGTGGTGATGCTCACCGGCGACAACCGCCGCACCGCCGAGGCGGTGGCGCGCGAGGCGGGGGTGGACCGCGTGGTCGCCGAGGTCCTCCCCGAGGGGAAGGTGGCCGAGGTGAAGCGCCTCCAGGGGGAGGGGAAGATCGTGGCGATGGTGGGCGACGGGATCAACGACGCGCCCGCGCTCGCCCAGGCGGACGTGGGGGTCGCCATCGGCACCGGGACGGACGTCGCCATGGAGGCGAGCGACGTGACCCTCGTGCGCGGCAACCTGCACGGGGTGGCGTCGGCCATCGAGCTGTCGCGGCGCACCATGCGGACGATGAAGCAGAACCTGTTCTGGGCCTTCGTCTACAACGTGATCGGGATCCCCATCGCCGCGGGGGTGCTGTACCCGTTCTTCGGAGTGCTGCTCTCTCCGATCCTGGCGAGCGCGGCCATGGCCTTCAGCTCGGTGAGCGTGGTCACCAACAGCCTCCGCCTCCGGCGGATCCGGCTGGCGTAG
- a CDS encoding cupredoxin domain-containing protein, producing the protein MSPTDWLVIAAGLAAIGWVNWYFFFAGRTSAQAAVAEGGVQEVTVTVRGGYEPAHLRVKRGTPVRLVFDRQETSGCSEEVVIPEFGIRKFLPAHRKTAVEFTPEREGSFDFTCGMSMLRGRLTVEA; encoded by the coding sequence ATGAGCCCTACGGACTGGCTGGTGATCGCGGCGGGGCTCGCCGCCATCGGGTGGGTGAACTGGTACTTTTTCTTCGCCGGGCGGACCTCCGCGCAGGCGGCGGTGGCCGAGGGCGGGGTGCAGGAGGTCACCGTCACGGTGCGCGGCGGCTACGAGCCCGCCCACCTGCGGGTGAAGCGGGGGACCCCGGTGCGCCTGGTCTTCGACCGGCAGGAGACCTCCGGGTGCTCGGAGGAGGTGGTGATCCCGGAGTTCGGGATCCGGAAGTTCCTCCCGGCCCACAGGAAGACGGCGGTCGAGTTCACCCCGGAGCGGGAGGGGAGCTTCGACTTCACCTGCGGCATGAGCATGCTGCGCGGCAGGCTCACCGTGGAAGCGTAA
- a CDS encoding peptidylprolyl isomerase translates to MPARIQDRTTDGPPFARRTARLGRGALVRGAAALGLAALLPALLGACARRSPLLHPEGRIEAPAPETFRVRFETSRGPFVVEAHRAWAPNGVDRLYHLVRMGFYDDTRFFRVVDRFMVQFGISGDPQVSAAWRERAIPDDPVVKSNRRGFVTFATSGPNTRTTQLFVNYGDNLFLDSQGFAPIGEVVEGMDVVENLWRSYGEGPPRGSGPDQSRIFAEGNAYLQREFPRLDYIESARIVSTSPARQ, encoded by the coding sequence ATGCCTGCTCGTATCCAGGATCGCACCACGGACGGTCCGCCGTTCGCGCGGCGCACCGCCCGGCTCGGGAGGGGCGCCCTCGTCCGGGGCGCGGCGGCGCTGGGGCTCGCGGCCCTGCTCCCCGCCCTGCTTGGCGCCTGCGCCCGGCGCTCGCCGCTCCTGCACCCCGAGGGGAGGATCGAGGCTCCCGCCCCCGAGACCTTCCGCGTGCGCTTCGAGACCAGCCGGGGGCCCTTCGTGGTGGAGGCGCACCGGGCGTGGGCGCCGAACGGAGTCGACCGCCTGTACCACCTGGTACGCATGGGCTTCTACGACGACACGCGCTTCTTCCGGGTGGTGGACCGCTTCATGGTGCAGTTCGGGATCAGCGGCGATCCGCAGGTGTCGGCGGCGTGGCGCGAGCGGGCCATTCCCGACGACCCGGTGGTGAAGAGCAACCGCCGCGGCTTCGTCACCTTCGCTACGTCGGGGCCGAACACGCGCACCACCCAGCTCTTCGTCAACTACGGCGACAACCTGTTCCTCGACTCGCAGGGCTTCGCGCCCATCGGCGAGGTGGTGGAGGGGATGGACGTGGTGGAGAACCTGTGGCGGAGCTACGGCGAGGGGCCGCCCCGCGGGAGCGGCCCCGACCAGTCGCGCATCTTCGCGGAGGGGAACGCGTACCTCCAGCGGGAGTTCCCGCGGCTGGACTACATCGAGTCGGCCCGGATCGTGAGCACTTCCCCCGCCCGGCAGTAG